GGGGCGAAATCCGCCGATTTCCCCATATTCCACGGCCGCGGCCCCGTCCCGACGCATGACCCGGCCGAGGATCTTGCGGAATTCGTCCATGGGAAAAAGACGCGGATCACAGGCGCCGCCGTCCAGGGCAATCCAGTCCGTGCTCCGGCTGACCTCGGGCAGATAGGCCGACAGGGCGTCATAGCCGCGATAGGTGAGCCGCTGCTGCCAGGCCGGCCACGCTCCGGACCGCTCCGGGGTTCGGGACTCGCCCGGACTGTGCGCCAGCACGTATGAGCCGCTGCCCCGGCGGGAGACCACCAGCCCCTCGGCCACGAGCTCGGCATAGGCGCTTTCCACCGTGGCCCGGTTCACGCCCAGATTTCCGGCCAAAACGCGCACGGCGGGCAGGCGGGTTCCGGGACGAAGATTTCCGGCCAGGATGCTGGCCCGAAAATGGGCGCTGATCTGGCGGTACAACGGAACAGCGGACGGAATTTCAAGGGCGATGCGCATGAAAAACCTCGATTGGCCGGGTTGATTTTTGGCAAAATTGCCCCTTCAAGTGGGGGCACTTTCCGCCTAGACGAGAGCCATCCCGAGCACAAGACCCCAAGGAGATGCCCCATGACCCCGACCCGCTCCACGCAAGGCTATCTGGCCGCCCTGATCAGCGCGGTCTTCCTGTCCACCACGTCCATCTTCATCCGCCACCTGGTCACGGAGTTCGCCATGCCGCCCCTGGTCCTGGCCTTCTGGCGCAATGTCTTCGTGGTCACGACCCTGGTTCCGATCCTGCTCGCCACGTCCCCCCGGCTGTTGCGCGTGGACCGGGCGCACCTGCCCTTTCTGGCCCTGTTCGGACTGATGCTGGCCGGGTTCAACGGACTGTGGGCCATCTCCGTGGCCAGCAACGGCGCGGCCGTGGCCACGGTCATGGTCTATTGTTCCGTGGCCTATACGGCCATCCTGGGCTGGAAATTTTTGGGGGAGCGCATGGATGGGCTCAAGATTGCGGCCATTGCCCTGTGCC
The genomic region above belongs to Deltaproteobacteria bacterium and contains:
- a CDS encoding GntR family transcriptional regulator, with product MRIALEIPSAVPLYRQISAHFRASILAGNLRPGTRLPAVRVLAGNLGVNRATVESAYAELVAEGLVVSRRGSGSYVLAHSPGESRTPERSGAWPAWQQRLTYRGYDALSAYLPEVSRSTDWIALDGGACDPRLFPMDEFRKILGRVMRRDGAAAVEYGEIGGFRP
- a CDS encoding DMT family transporter — translated: MGADLAVQRNSGRNFKGDAHEKPRLAGLIFGKIAPSSGGTFRLDESHPEHKTPRRCPMTPTRSTQGYLAALISAVFLSTTSIFIRHLVTEFAMPPLVLAFWRNVFVVTTLVPILLATSPRLLRVDRAHLPFLALFGLMLAGFNGLWAISVASNGAAVATVMVYCSVAYTAILGWKFLGERMDGLKIAAIALCLGGCALISGALQAATWQANFLGVVAGLLTGLCYTAYSLMGRVTSERGLSPWTTLLYIFAFAGFFLLLINLTAGRVPGSAARPADMLWLGESIEGWTVMFLLGAIPTVGGYGFYNVSLGLLDASVANIIVSLEPAFTAVFAYLILGEVMTPIQLVGSALLLTGVGVIKLAELRRGPAPVLREA